In Polyangiaceae bacterium, the genomic window TCGGGGACGTTCAGCTCCTCGTTCAGGCACGGGGCGATGACGGACAGCTCGACGTCGGAGGTGCTCATGGCGCGGCTCTGCCCTTTTACCGCCCCGTTCCCGGGTGTTCCAGAGCCGCGTGTCGCCGGGCCTCCAGCCGGTTCATTTCCTCTGGGCGAACGCCGCGAAGCCCGCGACGAACGCGGCGAGCAGCTCCCGGGTCCTCTCGTCGGTGAGCTTGCCTTCGGCGTCGAACAGCTTGCCTGCGCCCGCGACGTAGAGCTGCTTGCCGGTCCAGAGCTCGGTGCCGAGCGTGCGCAGCACCGGCAGGAGCGCGGCCTGGGCGAACCGCGTTCCGCCCATGCCCGGGGTGGCGCCGAGGATCGCCACGGGCCTTCCGGCGAAGACCCGCGCCGTGTCCTTGGGCGGGCGAGAGAGCCAGTCGATGGCGTTCTTCAGCACGCCGGGTATGGAGTGGTTGTACTCCGGCGTGGCGATCAAGAGCCCGTCGGCGCCG contains:
- a CDS encoding NAD(P)H-dependent oxidoreductase, whose amino-acid sequence is MTTLIGLPGALRKGSHNAALLRAAAELAPPGTSLELATLADIPLYDGDLESEHGVPEPVARLKDKIAGADGLLIATPEYNHSIPGVLKNAIDWLSRPPKDTARVFAGRPVAILGATPGMGGTRFAQAALLPVLRTLGTELWTGKQLYVAGAGKLFDAEGKLTDERTRELLAAFVAGFAAFAQRK